In Bradyrhizobium lablabi, one DNA window encodes the following:
- a CDS encoding L,D-transpeptidase → MVNRFTTAQSTVAMRRWGPLAIVTLAAMAALTALTADAAARQARPAPPTEATAPRDAGEPIMAIVSIKTQQVTFYDADGWILRAPVSTGTTGRETPAGVFAVLEKDEDHHSSLYDDAWMPNMQRLTWNGIALHGGPLPGYAASHGCVRMPYDFAEKLFDKTRIGMRVIIAPNDAAPVEFSHTALFVPSPEAVAAAPARAETLAREAAEAAKTADEAKKAAATAARETASLTASLRKLEWLKTRADAELALADKALAAAKTDQAKARAEDLKQKAAPKAAEAGTQLDTARADAKSKLDAAAAAKDAAKAAATRKADTAKAASEAKLALEPVSVYISRATQKLYVRRNTHKPWPDGGEVFDTTIEVPVTIRNPDKPIGTHVFTAMARNDAGLRWTAVTIDNGDDAKDALDRITIPQDVLDRIAPTAVPRSSIVVSDEPLSRETNYRTEFVAVLNNQPQGGFVTRRPTADVLVASGNSWGDGGFGFFFQRNPDPQTGNTRRRGGQYSYPVQRGWW, encoded by the coding sequence ATGGTGAATCGATTTACGACGGCGCAATCCACCGTGGCGATGCGGCGCTGGGGGCCTCTCGCCATTGTGACGCTCGCGGCGATGGCCGCACTGACGGCGCTGACCGCCGACGCCGCGGCGAGACAGGCGCGCCCCGCGCCCCCCACCGAGGCAACGGCGCCGCGCGATGCAGGCGAGCCGATCATGGCGATCGTGTCGATCAAGACCCAGCAGGTCACTTTCTACGACGCCGACGGCTGGATCCTGCGCGCGCCGGTGTCGACCGGCACCACGGGACGCGAGACGCCAGCCGGCGTCTTCGCCGTCCTCGAGAAGGACGAGGACCACCACTCGAGCCTCTATGACGATGCCTGGATGCCGAACATGCAGCGCCTCACCTGGAACGGCATCGCGCTGCACGGCGGGCCGCTGCCCGGGTATGCGGCCTCGCACGGCTGCGTGCGGATGCCCTACGACTTTGCGGAGAAGCTGTTCGACAAGACGCGGATCGGGATGCGGGTGATCATCGCGCCGAACGACGCGGCCCCGGTCGAGTTTTCCCACACGGCGCTATTCGTGCCGAGCCCGGAGGCCGTCGCGGCGGCTCCGGCGCGTGCCGAGACGCTCGCCCGGGAGGCCGCGGAGGCCGCCAAGACGGCCGACGAGGCGAAGAAAGCCGCCGCGACAGCGGCGCGTGAGACAGCATCGCTCACGGCGTCGCTGCGCAAGCTGGAATGGCTCAAGACCCGCGCCGACGCCGAGCTCGCGCTCGCCGACAAGGCGCTCGCCGCCGCAAAGACGGACCAAGCCAAGGCGCGGGCCGAGGATCTGAAGCAGAAGGCCGCTCCCAAGGCTGCGGAAGCGGGGACGCAGCTCGACACCGCCAGGGCCGACGCGAAGTCGAAGCTCGACGCCGCCGCCGCCGCAAAGGACGCCGCCAAGGCGGCCGCGACCAGGAAGGCCGACACCGCCAAGGCGGCGAGCGAGGCGAAGCTCGCGCTCGAGCCGGTCTCGGTCTACATCAGCCGCGCGACGCAGAAGCTTTACGTACGGCGCAACACGCATAAGCCGTGGCCGGACGGGGGCGAGGTGTTCGATACGACCATTGAGGTTCCGGTCACGATCCGCAATCCCGACAAGCCGATCGGCACGCATGTGTTCACGGCGATGGCGCGCAACGATGCGGGCCTGCGCTGGACCGCGGTCACGATCGACAACGGGGACGACGCCAAGGACGCGCTCGACCGCATCACCATCCCGCAGGATGTGCTCGATCGCATCGCGCCGACCGCAGTGCCGCGATCCTCGATCGTCGTCTCGGACGAGCCGCTGAGCCGCGAGACCAACTATCGCACGGAGTTCGTCGCGGTGCTGAACAACCAGCCCCAGGGCGGCTTCGTGACGCGCCGGCCTACGGCCGATGTCCTCGTTGCGAGCGGCAACTCCTGGGGCGACGGCGGCTTTGGCTTCTTTTTCCAGCGCAATCCGGACCCGCAAACCGGCAATACGCGCCGGCGCGGCGGCCAGTACTCTTATCCGGTGCAACGGGGCTGGTGGTAA
- a CDS encoding peptidase M15, with product MMNPRRLSTVPAPLLRSVILATGVVGLLAAFGPAGIQNTGEAPRKDISAPSLSTELELAGAPQPSSMLNDDLGQTDVAMAELSLAGAVADASIALNKPEPVVETASTNSPDVPPAEPAPVQVAMANPSDLEPGDAGKAVSSIEAVSSIEIVDECLVVDICVDRYLWALYQRTPKEDTIKELERRNVTVKRKGKMVTVARTFTKLVDEDFGWKDPKAAERAGMSMMDYVIGGMDRSFKLKLFHTLHAAEAAGLSPGITSAFRDDYRQLIASGLKAASNRSYHGGSSRGGYGHGLAADIVSVQGGTRDQRWASSEKLWKWVDAHGKEFGIGRPYLGRDPPHVAPVDGQEYAAHNRGSKHAGSDVKKVKRVAIRDDPSLAKRPRAAAASKMRTS from the coding sequence ATGATGAACCCGCGGCGACTTTCGACAGTGCCGGCGCCATTGTTGCGATCGGTCATTCTCGCGACCGGGGTTGTCGGCTTGCTTGCTGCCTTCGGGCCTGCAGGAATCCAGAACACCGGCGAGGCGCCACGCAAGGACATCAGCGCTCCTTCTCTCTCCACCGAACTGGAGCTCGCCGGTGCACCGCAGCCAAGCTCGATGCTTAATGACGATCTCGGTCAAACCGATGTAGCGATGGCCGAGCTATCGCTTGCGGGAGCAGTCGCCGACGCATCAATCGCTCTGAACAAGCCGGAGCCGGTTGTCGAAACGGCCTCGACCAATTCGCCGGATGTGCCGCCAGCCGAACCAGCGCCTGTGCAAGTCGCAATGGCGAATCCGTCGGATCTCGAACCTGGCGACGCCGGCAAGGCCGTGAGCTCCATCGAAGCCGTGAGCTCCATCGAAATCGTCGACGAGTGCCTGGTCGTGGACATCTGCGTCGATCGATATCTGTGGGCGCTTTATCAACGGACGCCCAAGGAGGACACCATCAAGGAGCTTGAACGGAGGAACGTCACCGTCAAGCGGAAGGGCAAGATGGTGACTGTCGCCAGAACCTTCACCAAGCTCGTCGATGAAGATTTTGGGTGGAAGGATCCGAAGGCGGCGGAACGAGCCGGCATGTCGATGATGGACTACGTGATCGGAGGCATGGATCGGAGCTTCAAGCTAAAACTGTTTCATACGCTTCACGCGGCGGAGGCGGCGGGCCTTTCGCCCGGCATTACCAGCGCGTTCCGTGATGACTACCGCCAGTTGATCGCAAGCGGCCTCAAGGCGGCGAGCAACAGGTCGTATCATGGCGGGAGCTCCCGCGGTGGCTATGGGCATGGGCTTGCGGCCGATATCGTGAGTGTCCAGGGCGGAACTCGCGACCAGCGATGGGCTTCCTCCGAAAAGCTCTGGAAGTGGGTTGATGCGCATGGGAAGGAGTTCGGAATCGGGCGCCCATATCTCGGCAGGGACCCGCCGCATGTCGCACCGGTCGACGGCCAGGAATATGCCGCGCACAACCGCGGCTCCAAACACGCGGGATCGGACGTGAAGAAGGTGAAGCGCGTGGCCATACGGGATGATCCGAGTCTCGCGAAGCGCCCGAGAGCTGCAGCAGCCTCAAAGATGAGAACGAGCTGA
- a CDS encoding efflux transporter outer membrane subunit, whose amino-acid sequence MSSLLSERVFRSWIACWGAAGLSACSVGPDFKPPETELPGRYIAAIATAPTAKPVTSVDLTQWWRSFRDPQLVSLVERSIAANPDIAIALARLQQARATQLVATGAALPNAELSAGAAYGTGTDNTRGRVSDPLHSAGNTTGYNHVDEAGGLDTAWELDIFGKLRREIEASNLDALAAAKARDAVLVSVIANVARAYVELRGFQAQIGVTRRNIESARRRLEFVQSRFSQGLTNELDVTLAQRQLATFEAGLGPLTGQLQSSQYVIAVLLGQYPETLSKELRMDGPVPRFPAKIPIGLPVSLLQRRADIQQAEFEIGAATARMGSAVADLFPRVAVTSAVGGQGGARAATGIPITFIGGIGPALYWPVLDFGTLDARIEVADYRAREALLRYKANVLGAVQEVDQAIAGYNAEQNRLNSLSRARSAAVDAVKLSSERYERGLTDFLNVLDAERQQFELEAQYVIARRMAAVQLVALYKAIGGGWEHYQAVPPIRNPEPAIAAAARESNALRPISTDLGLSQVQP is encoded by the coding sequence ATGAGTTCACTCCTTTCGGAGCGAGTATTTAGAAGCTGGATTGCTTGCTGGGGAGCCGCAGGCCTGTCGGCTTGCTCGGTCGGCCCTGATTTCAAGCCTCCTGAAACCGAGCTTCCGGGAAGGTACATCGCCGCCATCGCAACGGCCCCCACTGCCAAGCCGGTGACAAGCGTCGATCTCACGCAATGGTGGCGTTCTTTCCGGGATCCTCAACTTGTTTCGCTGGTCGAGCGGTCAATCGCGGCCAATCCGGATATCGCAATCGCGCTTGCGCGCCTGCAACAGGCACGCGCTACGCAACTCGTCGCGACTGGCGCGGCTCTTCCGAACGCCGAGTTGTCAGCGGGCGCTGCTTATGGAACCGGCACGGACAATACTCGCGGACGCGTCTCGGACCCGTTGCATAGTGCTGGCAACACTACCGGCTATAATCACGTGGACGAAGCCGGAGGGCTGGATACAGCGTGGGAGCTCGATATCTTTGGCAAGCTGCGTCGTGAGATCGAAGCCTCAAATTTGGACGCGCTGGCTGCCGCGAAGGCCCGCGATGCGGTTCTCGTATCGGTCATCGCTAACGTTGCTCGCGCTTATGTCGAGCTGCGGGGTTTTCAGGCGCAGATCGGTGTAACCCGCAGGAACATCGAATCCGCCCGGCGGCGTCTTGAGTTTGTCCAGAGCCGTTTCAGTCAGGGACTCACAAACGAACTCGATGTCACGCTGGCGCAACGCCAGCTCGCCACATTCGAGGCCGGCCTCGGACCGCTCACGGGCCAGCTCCAGTCAAGCCAGTACGTCATCGCCGTCTTGCTCGGACAGTATCCGGAGACGTTGTCCAAAGAATTGAGAATGGATGGACCCGTTCCGCGTTTTCCGGCCAAAATTCCGATTGGTCTGCCGGTCAGCCTGTTGCAGCGACGCGCGGACATCCAGCAGGCGGAATTCGAAATTGGGGCGGCGACTGCACGCATGGGATCTGCAGTTGCCGATCTTTTTCCGCGCGTGGCTGTGACAAGCGCTGTGGGCGGCCAAGGCGGGGCGCGTGCAGCGACCGGAATACCAATTACGTTCATCGGCGGGATTGGTCCTGCGCTCTACTGGCCGGTCCTGGACTTCGGGACTCTTGATGCGCGTATCGAGGTGGCTGACTATCGGGCTCGCGAAGCGCTGCTTCGATACAAGGCGAATGTGCTCGGTGCCGTGCAGGAGGTAGACCAGGCGATTGCGGGTTACAACGCCGAACAGAACCGCTTGAACAGCCTTTCCCGCGCCCGGAGCGCTGCCGTTGACGCAGTCAAGCTCTCGTCCGAACGCTATGAGAGAGGGCTGACGGACTTCCTCAACGTCCTCGATGCCGAGCGACAGCAGTTTGAACTCGAAGCGCAATACGTCATCGCCCGCCGGATGGCAGCCGTTCAACTGGTCGCCCTCTACAAGGCAATCGGTGGCGGCTGGGAACACTACCAGGCAGTTCCGCCGATCCGGAACCCAGAGCCTGCGATCGCCGCCGCGGCACGGGAATCCAACGCACTGCGTCCGATCTCGACAGATCTGGGTTTATCGCAGGTCCAACCCTGA
- a CDS encoding helix-turn-helix domain-containing protein, with product MTSLPGTIRQGKDAPPPDSAKVAGLLTTASVPAAQRLDFWREVVCHTIAGVEANALTEEHPYAGAIHAQSIPLAHMPSFDLVHVEADPQRVNRTRALISIQPEPTWLLMVQGKGTCTIRQAEQQTTLETGDIGFLDTARPYEVIFPQTFKQSILRMPTPLFHDIVPKNRDLAGMALSGDDALTAIARQNIVLLERFVSAIEPMLLPAAANRALDHLALATRSFFEGNIGRRGHNASAFYFARACAYISESLGDPFLSIEKIAEAVGLSSGHLQQVFRQSSGGTVGEYVRERRLAGCRRDLADASLAHQSITSIAFRWGFSESSSLSRAFRNAFQTSPRRYRNASRQDASGS from the coding sequence GTGACTTCGCTGCCCGGCACGATACGGCAAGGCAAGGACGCCCCGCCGCCCGACTCTGCGAAAGTCGCTGGCTTGCTGACCACAGCGAGCGTTCCTGCGGCCCAGCGCCTCGACTTTTGGCGTGAAGTTGTTTGTCATACGATAGCGGGTGTTGAAGCGAACGCGCTGACTGAGGAACACCCCTATGCGGGTGCCATCCATGCCCAATCAATCCCTCTTGCGCATATGCCGAGCTTCGATCTTGTTCACGTCGAAGCTGATCCGCAGCGGGTCAATCGCACCCGCGCGTTGATAAGCATCCAGCCCGAGCCGACGTGGCTTCTCATGGTACAGGGCAAAGGGACATGCACGATACGCCAGGCTGAGCAACAGACAACGCTTGAAACCGGGGATATTGGCTTTCTCGATACGGCCCGGCCATACGAAGTGATTTTTCCGCAGACCTTCAAGCAGAGCATTTTAAGAATGCCGACTCCGCTATTTCATGACATCGTTCCAAAGAACCGCGACCTGGCGGGGATGGCTCTCTCTGGCGACGATGCGCTGACCGCAATTGCCCGTCAAAATATCGTTCTTCTCGAACGCTTCGTCTCCGCCATCGAACCTATGCTTTTGCCCGCCGCCGCGAATCGCGCGCTCGATCACCTTGCATTGGCCACGCGGAGCTTTTTCGAAGGCAATATCGGACGCCGCGGCCACAACGCATCGGCGTTCTACTTCGCGCGTGCATGCGCCTATATATCGGAGTCGCTGGGGGATCCGTTTTTATCTATTGAAAAGATCGCCGAGGCTGTCGGGCTCTCCAGTGGCCATCTCCAACAGGTCTTTCGGCAAAGTTCGGGCGGTACGGTCGGTGAATATGTTCGTGAGCGGCGTCTCGCGGGCTGCCGACGCGACCTCGCCGATGCCAGTCTCGCTCACCAAAGCATTACGTCGATCGCATTCCGCTGGGGCTTTTCGGAATCGAGTAGTCTCAGCCGCGCCTTTCGCAATGCTTTTCAAACAAGCCCGCGCCGATACCGGAATGCCAGCAGACAGGATGCGTCTGGATCCTGA
- a CDS encoding PQQ-dependent sugar dehydrogenase: protein MNLSGIVARIVALIGAAALLWRRLQGAAPEPAWGRAPVVPVAKPQGTIPTLKMPTARGWTDGQKPVAAPGLKVNAFATGLEHPRWIHVLPNGDVLVAESTQVQGPVRSVFGYAMQATMRRADALGVSANRITLLRDTDSDGIAERRETFMEGLNQPFGMALLGDTFYVGNTDSVVAFPYAAGADRIAAPGRKLIEFKPAGHWTRSLLPSPDGERLYAGVGSLTNIAESGMEVEEGRAAIYELDLARGTSRIFASGLRNAVGLAWEPQTGVLWTVVNERDGLGDETPPDYLTSVRDGGFYGWPYCYWGQTVDDRVPQDPTAVARAITPDYALGGHTASLGLCWLPAGTLPGFPDGMAIGQHGSWNRSTLSGYKVVFVPFANGRPAGPPRDILTGFLAPDERESYGRPVGVTLGPDGSVLVADDVGDVIWRVTGERQG, encoded by the coding sequence ATGAACTTGTCCGGCATTGTTGCACGAATAGTCGCGCTGATCGGCGCCGCCGCGCTGCTGTGGCGCCGGTTGCAGGGCGCAGCGCCCGAGCCGGCCTGGGGCCGCGCTCCGGTGGTTCCAGTGGCGAAGCCGCAGGGCACTATACCGACGCTCAAGATGCCGACGGCGAGGGGGTGGACCGACGGGCAGAAGCCGGTGGCAGCGCCGGGGCTCAAGGTCAATGCGTTTGCGACCGGCCTGGAACATCCGCGCTGGATCCACGTGCTGCCCAATGGCGACGTCCTCGTTGCCGAGTCGACGCAGGTCCAAGGACCGGTCCGGAGCGTGTTCGGCTACGCGATGCAGGCCACGATGAGACGTGCCGACGCCCTTGGCGTCAGTGCGAACCGCATCACGTTGCTGCGCGACACCGATAGCGACGGCATCGCCGAAAGGCGCGAAACTTTTATGGAGGGGCTGAACCAGCCGTTCGGCATGGCGCTGCTGGGCGACACCTTCTATGTCGGCAACACCGACAGCGTGGTGGCCTTCCCGTATGCGGCGGGCGCGGACCGCATCGCTGCGCCGGGGCGGAAACTCATCGAGTTCAAGCCTGCCGGGCATTGGACGCGGAGCCTGCTGCCGAGCCCCGACGGTGAGAGGCTCTATGCCGGGGTTGGCTCGCTCACCAATATCGCCGAGAGCGGCATGGAAGTCGAGGAAGGCCGGGCCGCCATCTATGAGCTCGATCTTGCGCGCGGCACCAGCCGCATCTTTGCCAGCGGCCTGCGCAATGCCGTGGGCCTCGCATGGGAGCCACAGACCGGCGTGCTTTGGACCGTGGTCAACGAGCGCGATGGCCTGGGCGACGAGACACCTCCCGACTATCTCACCTCGGTCCGCGATGGGGGTTTCTACGGCTGGCCCTATTGCTACTGGGGACAGACGGTGGACGATCGGGTACCGCAGGATCCGACCGCGGTAGCAAGGGCCATCACGCCGGACTACGCGCTGGGCGGGCACACCGCGTCGCTGGGTCTATGCTGGCTGCCGGCCGGCACGCTTCCAGGCTTTCCGGACGGCATGGCCATCGGGCAGCACGGCTCCTGGAACCGCAGCACGTTGAGTGGCTACAAGGTCGTTTTCGTGCCGTTCGCGAACGGGCGCCCGGCCGGGCCGCCGCGGGATATTCTGACGGGGTTTCTCGCACCGGATGAGCGGGAGTCCTATGGACGACCAGTCGGGGTAACACTCGGGCCCGACGGCTCCGTTCTGGTGGCGGACGATGTTGGCGATGTGATCTGGCGTGTAACGGGCGAGCGGCAGGGCTGA